TTGAAGTTCCACTCCAATAGCTTTCTTACCTTCGAATAAAACCCTTTTAACACCGGAATCTAAATAAACTTCTCCTTTTCTTTTTTCTATAAGTTCTCTTAAAACTTTTGACAATCTATTTAATCCACCCTCTACATGATAGACACCATACTTATGCTCCAAGTATGAAATTATAGAAAAGGTTCCTGGAGCAACCCATGGAGACATCCCTAAGTATTTAGCTTGAAATGTAAACGAAAGTTTAAGCTCCTCTTCTTTAAAGTATCCACCCAATACACCATGTAAAGATTTAAAAGCATCTAAATATGGAACGGCCTTTAAGAAATTAGATTTTAAGTAATCTGTAGGAGAGAGATATGGAACCATTAAACAAGATTCTAATTTAGCAAACTTTTTTTCCTCTCTTTCGATATATCTATCATAGTCTTTAGAACTGTACGGAAATATCTTTTCCATTTCACTATACATCAAAAGCTTTTTATTATGAGAGTATGGATTGAAGTCATCCAAGCCATAAAATTTTAATCTATACATTGGATTTATCTCAATTAAATTCACATAATTTTCTAATCTCTCTCCAGCTTCAGTAAAAATATCTTGTAGCATCTGAGGCATTAGAAAAAAAGTAGGGCCTAAATCAAAAGTATATTCACCTAATTTAAAAGATGAATTTCTTCCACCTACATATGGTTTCTTTTCAAAAACTTTAACAGAGTACCCCTTACTTGAAAGAAGTAATCCAGCGGCTAATCCACCCGGACCAGCTCCGACAATTATAATGTCAACCTTTTTCATTTCTAGCACCTCCTTTATACATTTGAAATATATATTAGGTATTATATTATCTATAATTTTATACGCTATATTTCTAACTTTCTTTTTTAAAAACCTTTTTTATGATATAATTTTTTATATATTTAAACAGTTAATATAGTTACTAGGAGGCCTAAAATAATGTTTGTTGAAGAAAGAAAACAAAGAATTTTAAATATATTAAAGCAAAAAGAAAAAGTAAGTGTAAATGAGTTGAGCGATTTATTTTCTGTAAGTAAAGTCATAATCCGTAAAGATCTTTGTAACATGGAAGAGGAAAATCTATTGACAAGAACACATGGTGGGGCAATTTTAAAAAGAAAACTTGTGGATAAAATAGTTCTAAAAGATATAGCTAAAGAGGATTTAGATGAGAAAACAGAACTTGCTGAAAAAGTTATTAGCCTAATAAAAGAAAAAGATATTATCTTTTTAGATGATTCAACAGTTACGATATTAGTTGCTGCACTTTTACAAAAGAAAAAAATTAATATAACAGTTATAACTAATATGTTAGAGATACAAAAAATCTTATCTGAAAATAAAGGAATTGAGATTATCTCTTTAGGGGGAGTTTATGATTCGAGAACAGATTCTTTTATAGGAGAGATGGCTCGACAAAATCTAGAATGTTTTAACCCTAATAAGGTTTTTATAGGTATCGGTGGAATAAATGTAGATAAGATGCAAATTAGTACTTGTACAATAGATGAAGGAAAATTTAAAAATACAGCTCTTCAAGTGGGACAGGAATGCTTTATAATAACTCAAAGTAAAAAGTTTTTCCAAGATTCAATTTTCAACTTTTCAAAGTTAAAAGATGGAATGACTATAATAACCGATAAAAATATTCCAAGTGATATTGAAGATAAATTAATTGAAAATGGAATAAAAATAATCAAGTAAAATCAAACGAAAGTAAACTTTCGTTTTTTTTATTTCGTTTTATCTTGACACATGCTTTTTTATATAATATAATTCATGATGTAAACACAAACGAAATAAAATGAAATAGCTGAAATAGCATTAGAACTAAAAATATATAACTAAAAAATAGGTTAGATAAGCTAACCTATTTTTTAAGAAATATGAATTCATTTTCAGTTGAATCCTCTTCTGAAAACTGATATCCCAATCGATTAAAAGATTTAATCTGAGATATATTATTACCTTTAATTTCGATTAAATAATTTAACATAGCACCTCTAGCTTTTTTAGCTTCTGTACTTATATTTTTGACCTTTTCATCAACTATTTGTCTAAACTCAATATCTATAACGTTGAATATTTTTCGGTTTAAAATTTTAGAAAACTCTTTTGATGCTATGTTTATAAAAATCTCATTTTTATAAGTGAGAAGAAAATTCTCGATAACCTCATTCCAGAAACTGTATGGGGAAATCTCTAAAATCTTATTCGTCATATCTAATCTGTAGGGTCTTATAAGATTAGAACCAAAATTGATTCCATATAAAGCTGAGAATATTAAAACATTATTTTTGATATAATCAAATTCTGAATTTGAAAAACTTTCCAAATCAATCTGTTTAAAACTTACACCATCATAAAGAGATATTGCTTCCCTCTCCTCTTGTTCATAATAAAACTGATATTGATTATAAGTTTCTTCTAGAAGAGAACCTTTTATTTTAAAAATTTTGGATAAATCATCTTTTGAAAATACTTTTAATGCACCTACTAATTCATTGGTTTTTATTTTTAAATTTTCATTTTGTGATGTACTTTGAAATTGCTTTAAGTTTTGAAATGTTTTATATTTCATTCCTTTACTTGGGGAAAAAAATAGTTTCATAAATTCCACCTCTCAATATAATCTGTTTGTAGCATATTATATCATTTTTTTTAAAATATAACTGTATATTTATAAAGATTCAGTGTATAATTATAGAATAAAATATGTGATTAAATGGAGGTTATCGTGGATCAAAGAATTGAAATACTTGCAAAGAATTTAGTTACTTACTCTTGTAGAGTACAAAAAGGTGAAAAAGTTTTAATAGAAACAGTTGGAGAAGACACGAAAGACTTAGTAAAAGCTCTTGTAAAAGAGGTTTATGCAGTTGGTGGACATCCTTTTGTAACAATTAAAGACCAAAGTGTAACAAGAGAATTATTAAAAGGTATGGACCAAACACAAGCTGAATTAATGGCTAAATATGAATTAGAAAGAATGAAAGACATGGATGCTTACATTGCTATAAGAGCAGCAGAAAATGCATCTGAGTTATCAGATATAGAATCAAGTAGAATGAAAGTTTATACAGATTACTTTATGAAACCAGTTCATTTAGGAGAAAGAGTTAACAATACTAAGTGGGTTGTTTTAAGATATCCAAATAACTCTATGGCTCAATTAGCAAATACATCATTAGAATCATTTGAAAACTTCTATTTTAATGTTTGTAATTTAGACTATTCAAAAATGAGCAAAGCGATGGATTCATTAACTGCTCTTTTAGATAGAACAGATAAAGTTAGAATAACAGGACCAGGAACAGATATATCGTTCTCTATAAAAGATATTCCATCTGTTAAATGTTGTGGACTTAGAAACATTCCAGACGGAGAAGTTTATTCAGCTCCTGTAATTGATTCAGTAAATGGAGTTATAACTTATAACACTCCTTCTGTTTATCAAGGAACAACTTTTGAAAATGTTTGTTTCAAATTTGAAAATGGAAAAATTGTTGAAGCTACAGCTAATAATACAGAGAGACTAAATGAAATTTTAGATACTGATAATGGTGCTAGATATATCGGAGAATTTGCTTTAGGAGTAAACCCATATATTTTAAAACCTATGAAAGATACATTGTTTGATGAAAAGATAGCTGGAAGTATACACTTCACACCAGGACAAGCTTATAAACTTGCAGACAATGGAAATAAATCAGCAGTTCATTGGGATTTAGTTCTAATTCAAAGACCAGACTTCGGTGGTGGAGAGATTTGGTTTGATGACGTTTTAATTAGAAAAGACGGAATCTTTGTTATCGAAGAGTTAGAAGTATTAAATCCAGAAAATTTAAAGTAGTAGGAGGATTTAATAATGAATATACTTATGGCACTATCTCAGTTAGAAGTAACTGGTGCTGAGGTGTACGGAACGGTTTTAAGTGATGAGCTTATTAGGAGAGGGAATAAAGTATATATAGTTTCAGATACTTTAACAAAACCAACAAATGCACAATATGAAAAAATAGAATTTAATAAAAGAAAACTTATACACAGAGTTAGTCAAGTTAGAAAACTATTAAGAATTATAAAAGAAAATGATATTCAAGTTGTTCATGCACACTCAAGAGCTTCATCTTGGAGCTGTGCAATAGCTTGTAGAATCGCTAAAATTCCATTAGTAACAACTATTCATGGAAGACAACCAGTACATCTTAGCAGAAAAATAGTTAAGGCATTTGGAGATTACTCTTTAAGTGTTTGTGAAAACATAAGAGATCATGTTGTTAACGACTTAAAAGTAAAACCTGAAAATATAACTGTTTTAAGAAATATGATTAATACAAAAGAGTATCAAAAGCAATCTTTGATTCAATCTACAAAGAATGAAAAGATTATATCTATTATTGGAAGATTATCAGGTCCAAAAGGGGATGTAACATACAATCTTCTAGATATTTTACACAGAAGAAAGGATTTTAAAATCCAAGTTATCGGTGGAAAAGATATTCCTCAGAGATTTAAGAAGTTTACAGGAAATGTAGATTTTTTAGGATATGTAAATAATGTATCTGACAGAATAAGAGAGTCATCAATTGTTATAGGTGCTGGAAGAGTTGCTGTTGAAGCTATTCTTTGTGAAGTTCCAGTTTTAGCAATTGGAGAAGCTGAATCTGTTGGAATAGTAACTAACGATAGATTAGGGACAGCTTTAAAATCCAATTTTGGTGATATCTCTTTAAATCATACACCACTATTTAGATGGACGGATGTAATTCCTGAAATAGATAAAGGTTTTAATATAAGTAAGGAAGAGTTATCAACTTTAAGAGAAAAAGTTATATCAGAGTTTTCTATTGAAAATATTGTTCATAAAATAGAAAAAATTTATCAACAACAAATAGTAAAAAAAAGCAAATATGAGATGCCTGTTATTATGTATCACAGAGTTATAAAAGATGAAAGTGAAAAGGGTGTTCATGGGACGTATGTAACTGTAAAACAGTTTGACGAGCAGATGAAATATTTAAAAAGTAAAGGGTATGAAACAATAACTTTTGAAGATTTATTAAACAATAAGTATAAACAAAGATTTGATAAAGATAAAAAGTGGATTATGTTAACATTCGATGACGGATATAAAGATAACTATGAAAATGCTTTTCCTATCTTGAAAAAATATCAATTTAAAGGTATTATATATATATTGGATGGACTTAAATATAATAAGTGGGATGTAGATGATAAAAACAATCCTGAAAAAGAATTTCCACTTATGAATATCGAAGAGTTATTAGAGATGCAAAAATATGGTATAGAGTTTGGAGGTCATACATCAACTCATCCTAAACTTGCAGAGCTAACACTCCAAGAGGTTAAAAAAGAGATTATTCTATCTAAAAACAATATAGAGAATATGATAGGAA
This genomic interval from Cetobacterium sp. ZOR0034 contains the following:
- a CDS encoding YaaA family protein → MKLFFSPSKGMKYKTFQNLKQFQSTSQNENLKIKTNELVGALKVFSKDDLSKIFKIKGSLLEETYNQYQFYYEQEEREAISLYDGVSFKQIDLESFSNSEFDYIKNNVLIFSALYGINFGSNLIRPYRLDMTNKILEISPYSFWNEVIENFLLTYKNEIFINIASKEFSKILNRKIFNVIDIEFRQIVDEKVKNISTEAKKARGAMLNYLIEIKGNNISQIKSFNRLGYQFSEEDSTENEFIFLKK
- a CDS encoding aminopeptidase; amino-acid sequence: MDQRIEILAKNLVTYSCRVQKGEKVLIETVGEDTKDLVKALVKEVYAVGGHPFVTIKDQSVTRELLKGMDQTQAELMAKYELERMKDMDAYIAIRAAENASELSDIESSRMKVYTDYFMKPVHLGERVNNTKWVVLRYPNNSMAQLANTSLESFENFYFNVCNLDYSKMSKAMDSLTALLDRTDKVRITGPGTDISFSIKDIPSVKCCGLRNIPDGEVYSAPVIDSVNGVITYNTPSVYQGTTFENVCFKFENGKIVEATANNTERLNEILDTDNGARYIGEFALGVNPYILKPMKDTLFDEKIAGSIHFTPGQAYKLADNGNKSAVHWDLVLIQRPDFGGGEIWFDDVLIRKDGIFVIEELEVLNPENLK
- a CDS encoding NAD(P)/FAD-dependent oxidoreductase → MKKVDIIIVGAGPGGLAAGLLLSSKGYSVKVFEKKPYVGGRNSSFKLGEYTFDLGPTFFLMPQMLQDIFTEAGERLENYVNLIEINPMYRLKFYGLDDFNPYSHNKKLLMYSEMEKIFPYSSKDYDRYIEREEKKFAKLESCLMVPYLSPTDYLKSNFLKAVPYLDAFKSLHGVLGGYFKEEELKLSFTFQAKYLGMSPWVAPGTFSIISYLEHKYGVYHVEGGLNRLSKVLRELIEKRKGEVYLDSGVKRVLFEGKKAIGVELQNGDSYMADHIILNADFASAMKNLIPEKLRDKYSDKELQKKRYSCSTFMLYLGVNKVYRNIPHHSIIFAKDYKTNVGKISEYKNIGGDFSFYIQNASVTDETLAPKDKSSVYILVPVANNKSNINWELEKDDFVQLLLDKVEKIGEFRGIRNHIEELKVITPLDWEEYYDVYNGAVFNLSHDLGQMLWLRPHNKLEGYENLFLVGGGTHPGSGLPTIYASARIVADLIDKEVKQISK
- a CDS encoding DeoR/GlpR family DNA-binding transcription regulator, with product MFVEERKQRILNILKQKEKVSVNELSDLFSVSKVIIRKDLCNMEEENLLTRTHGGAILKRKLVDKIVLKDIAKEDLDEKTELAEKVISLIKEKDIIFLDDSTVTILVAALLQKKKINITVITNMLEIQKILSENKGIEIISLGGVYDSRTDSFIGEMARQNLECFNPNKVFIGIGGINVDKMQISTCTIDEGKFKNTALQVGQECFIITQSKKFFQDSIFNFSKLKDGMTIITDKNIPSDIEDKLIENGIKIIK
- a CDS encoding polysaccharide deacetylase family protein: MNILMALSQLEVTGAEVYGTVLSDELIRRGNKVYIVSDTLTKPTNAQYEKIEFNKRKLIHRVSQVRKLLRIIKENDIQVVHAHSRASSWSCAIACRIAKIPLVTTIHGRQPVHLSRKIVKAFGDYSLSVCENIRDHVVNDLKVKPENITVLRNMINTKEYQKQSLIQSTKNEKIISIIGRLSGPKGDVTYNLLDILHRRKDFKIQVIGGKDIPQRFKKFTGNVDFLGYVNNVSDRIRESSIVIGAGRVAVEAILCEVPVLAIGEAESVGIVTNDRLGTALKSNFGDISLNHTPLFRWTDVIPEIDKGFNISKEELSTLREKVISEFSIENIVHKIEKIYQQQIVKKSKYEMPVIMYHRVIKDESEKGVHGTYVTVKQFDEQMKYLKSKGYETITFEDLLNNKYKQRFDKDKKWIMLTFDDGYKDNYENAFPILKKYQFKGIIYILDGLKYNKWDVDDKNNPEKEFPLMNIEELLEMQKYGIEFGGHTSTHPKLAELTLQEVKKEIILSKNNIENMIGKKLLSFAYPYGSLNEDVKKISQESGYEFAVATDSGSITFSDDLFEIRRIGIFPTNNLFNFKRKVSGKYNFIKVKREEKSYAKK